The following nucleotide sequence is from Nitrospira sp. CR1.1.
CGATGACTCGGGGGTCCACAGCAAGCAATACCGCCGGATTTTTTGAGCAATCTCTCGAAATCCCACGTCTGACGCGCCTTCGCTATCCCCAGGCCAAAATCGACAAGCAGTAATCACCCTAGGGGTTTTCATCCTCTACCGCATCTAGGGGCCTGCCCGACGACGACCCCCAATGCCTAAAACTTGTGCAGGACGCTGAAGGACCGGTCTATGAAGGGCCTCGCGCCTTGAGATGGTCACTATGCACACCCTTATCCACAGATTCTGTGTGTGAGATAATGGGAATCAATCCCTCCCTCGAAGCTGCATGGGAAGTGACCCGTGGAATCAGTCAGCGCGTCGAGAAGGAGCGTTTCTCGATGCTCGATGAAAGGCAGGACGCTGAGGAACGGGGGGCAGAGACAGCGCAGTTCCAGCAGGGAGAGGCCATGAGCCTCCCCCTCGCGCCATCGATGAGTCAGACTGCCAAACCGATGGTTTGCTTGATTTCGCTTCGCAAGGAATCCTGCTGAGCTTGGATCCATGATTCCAGCTGCGGAAAGTGGTGTGCCAGTGGTCCCGTGAAGGGAGGCACCAAGACATCGGCGCGCTCTTTCAACCAGCCTTCCTCCTCGGCAATCCGAAGCTTTTGATCGCCGATCTTGCGCGACAACAACTTATTCAGCATCAACTGTTGCCCCGGGCTCCCGGTCACCGTACCCAACAGCTTCGCTTTCACATAGTCCAACTCTTCCGCGAGAGCGATCTTGACCCGAACGGCATGGGTCGCCGCCCAGGTCGCCCGTTGGATGGAATAGTCATACGAAAACACCGGTTCCCGAGGTTCGCGAAAAGGGCCGGTTACACTGGAGATTACCAACTGATCATTTAACATCGTCCATACCCTTCTGTTTCATCGCCCGTCACGATTCCGACTCTCGCATCGAGGCCGTTTTGAGATAGCGCAGCGTCTGCGCGGCCGCTTCCGCACCATCTCTGATGCAATCGGGCAGTCCGACGCCGCGATACCCCGCTCCCGTGACGGTTAATCCGCCGAACCGTGATAACGCAGCCTCAAGCTGTGTCAGTCGCTCGAGATGCCCGAGCGTATATTGGGGCATCGCCCGATGCCACCGGTTGACCTCGACATACTGCGGCGTCGCCTGCAGGCCCACAATGGAGGCCAATTCCTCCCGCACGCAACGGACCAATGCCTCATCGTCCTGCTGCAAGATGGCCTCGCGTCCCACCCCGCCCAGATAACAGCGAACGGACACGTCTTCTGGAGGCGCTCGATGCGGCCACTTGATCGACGTCCAGGTCGCGGCAATCAGGTCACGCCCCTCAACCCGCGGGACGACAAACCCGAATCCTTGCAACCTGGTTCCCACCGCGGCGGCCGGATAGATCAGGGAAATCGTCGCTGTCGAGGCATAGGGAATCGTCTCCATCAATCCGGCTGCCAGCGGACTCAAGGGCCGAACCAGGTCGGCGCTCACAAAAGCCGGAGTCGCGAGGACCAACGCTTCCGCCGATAGCGCCGTCCCATCGGCGCAGATCACATCGTACATCCAGCGTCCCGCTTGATGCGAGCGTACACGAAGGGCCTCAGCTTGAACCCCTGATTTCAGCACGCCGCCGGTCTCCCGGATACGCACGGTTAATCCGGCGACCAGATCCGCCAGACCGTTTTTCAGCGTCACGAACATGGTATGCCGGGGTCGTCCCTCGGAAGCCTTTTGCGCCCGTGCCCGGCGAGCCGCCATCATGCCGCGAATCACGCTCCCATGCGTCTGCTCGAGCTCATAGAACCGGGGAAACGTCGCGCGAAGACTCATCTGCTCGGCATCCCCGGCATAGATACCCGCCATCAGCGGTTCCATGACCCGTTCGCAGGCATGCCGGCCGAATCGGCGGCGGAAAAAGGAGGCGAGCGATTCATCGTCCGTGGACCGGCGCGGTGGAATCAGGAGGTCACAGCCCATCCTGGCCAGGTCGATCCACGACAATAAGCCGCTGCGAAAAAACGGGCCGAGTTGAGTCGGCGTAAAGGTCACGAGTCCTTCCGGCAACTCGTGCAACTGCCCGCCCCTCAAGACGCTGGATTTTTTTTCAACGGGGTTTGTGTTGATGAGCTCATCGGCGATACCCAGCCGACGACACAGGTCCATCCCCCACGGTTTCTGGGACAGGAACGAATCGGGGCCTGCCTCCATAACCAGCCGGCCGACCCGATGGGTGACGATCTTTCCGCCCCAGACGGGCGCAGCATCGAGGATAGTGCAGGAGAGCGGCACGTCGGCCGCCGTAGCCTGGTCCAGAAGAGCAAAGGCCGTGGAGAGGCCTGAGATGCCTCCACCGATGATGATGACTGACTTTGCAGTGCGCGCCACAGGTAGTGCCGCTAACAGGGAGTGGAACAATGCTGCGACGCTCGCTGAACAATCCGGGCGTCAGGACAATCGACGAATGATTCTCGCGGGGGCTTCAAAAAGGTCCCGCCAAGCGGCCATAGCGAGCGACGGGGCGAGTCTCGCGTAACTGGGCACGTCGAACCCTGGAGCGCAACGAGAACAATGTTGGAGGCCTTTTTCGACATCCGCCTAATGAACCAGGGAAGACTCGTGTGCCTCCACGACCGACGTCAGCATGTCGATCAGGGGGGCCGAGGCATTCAACATGGGTATTCGTTCCAGTTGGATCCCCTTCGTACGGGCCAACTGCGTGAGCTCAATATCGATGTCGTACAGCGTTTCCACATGGTCGCAAAGAAAACCGATAGGCGCCACAAGCACATGGTGCTGACCGGCTTGAGCCAAGTCATCCAGTGTTTTCTCGACAGAAGGCCCGAGCCATTTCTCGCCGGACCGCCCCTGACTTTGATAGGCGAATCGCGTCGGTTGTCCGCCGAGTTGCGCACACACGGCCTGGACGGTACCGCGCACTTCATCCGGATAGGGATCCTTCATGGCCACCACTCGCTCCGGCAGACTATGGGCCGTAAAGAGCACAGGCACCTGCGCGCGGACCTCCGAGGGGAATCGCTCCAGCGTTCGGCGGATATGTCCGACGATCGCGTCGATCAACAACGGATGGCGGTGCCAGCTCGTCACGAAGCTGATCGGCGTCTCATCGGCCAATTCCACACGGGCTTCTTCCACCTTCTTCACATAGGCACCGATGCTGAGCGACGAGTACTGAGGCGCCATACACAAGCCCACGATATGATCAGGATCCGCCTTGAGCAGTTCAGCGTAGGTGTCCCTGATGAACGGATGACAGTGCCGCAATCCCACGTAGCACCGAAAACGCCTTTCGCCGGATGCGTTCAGTCGCCGTTCCAAGGCGGCGGCCGCCTCGCGCGTTATGTCGAGTACAGGAGACTTCCCACCCGTCACACGGTATCGCGTCCGGATTTCCTCCACCAACTCCGGAGAGGTCGGCCGCCCGCCGCGGACATCGAGAAGATACGGCTCTACATTCTCCAGACTATCGGGCCCGCCCATGGCCATCAGCAACAGGGCAATCGGGCGTGGTGCTGCCGACATCCGTGACCTCGTCAGCCCTGACTAGGAAGACGTCTCTCGCGAATCAAGCATCTGCCGGGCAATGAGCAACCTACGCCTTCTCGATTCAGCGGGCGCTCAATTTATGGACCAGGTCGATCGTCGCAGCCACATGCTCGACTGGAGTATTGGGAAGAATCCCATGCCCCAAATTGAAAATGTGCCCGGGTCGCCCGCCGGCCCGCCGAAGAATATCCGACACGCGTCGCTCGATTTCATGCATCGGCCCAAACAAGGTGACCGGATCGAGGTTTCCCTGCACGGCGCGATCGTACCCCACCATGGCCCAGGCCTCGTCGATCGGGATACGCCAATCGATGCCGATGACGTCGCCACCGGCCTGGCGCATCGATTTGAGAATGGCAGTCGTACCCGTCCCGAAATGAATCAGCGGCACACCTTCGTGCTTGAGGCCGTCAAAAATCAATTGCACATGTGGCATCACATATTCGGCATAGTCTCCCGCCGACAGGCAGCCGACCCAACTGTCGAAGAGCTGCACGGCTTGGGCACCGGCCCGAATCTGACGGCGCAGATATCCGGTGATCGCTCGCGCGAACTTATCCATCAAGCGATGCCACACCTCCGGCTCGCCATACATCATCTGCTTGGTGTGGATATAGTTCCGTGAACTGCCGCCTTCGATCGCATAACTGGCCAACGTAAACGGGGCCCCGGCAAAACCGATCAACGGCACTCGACCGGCCAGCATCTTGCGGGTCAGGCTGATCGCATCCATGACGTACTGAAGGTCGCTGTCATCGAGCATCTTGAGCCGCTCCACCGCGGCCCGATCCCGCACGGGATTATGGATAATCGGCCCCTCTCCCTCCGCAAACTCTAGCGAGAGCCCCATCGGTTCCAGGGGGAGCAGAATGTCGGCAAAAATAATGGCCGCATCGAGCGCGAACCGATCGATCGGCTGCAGGGTGACCTGGGCGGCCAATTCAGGCGTTTTGCACAGTTCAAGAATCGAATATTTTTCCCGCAACCGGCGGTACTCAATCATATACCGGCCCGCCTGGCGCATGAACCAGACCGGTGTACAATCAACCGGTTCGCGCCGGCACGCTTTGAGAAATCGATCATTCATAATGGGGCGCATTTTAGAGGGCCGATCAGAACAGAGTCAAACAATCTTGCGCGGCGCTCCGTCACAACGTCGCTGATGACCTCTGATACCGGCCTTTGACATGGCATGCATGGTCCGGTTCCCCTGGGGCTGGTTCCTGGGCGACGGTTCCTCCGCGTGAGGCAAAAAAATCTCACGACATTTTCCTGCAAATCTGTGTATAATGGCTGCACGTGTCTTCAAAGCTGAGTCTTTACGCTCACTGATCGACACCATCCGAAACATTCAGCCAGCGGCCTGCCCCATCGCACCAATCGCAAGCGCCGCAACGATTACGTCACGCTAGTACAACGGCGGCGCGACCCCTCGGTACCGCATCCTATTCGCATAAACTGTGGAGGTGGCATGAGTAGTGATCTGCATCCGCTCACCTTACCCGAAAATGGTGAGCTGCCCAAAACCGACGAACAGCCTGCGGCAGCACAGCCGGCCAGCCATACGCCCTGGCTGACGATCCTGCACTGGTTCGATTCTTGGGCCGGCATCGAAAACATGAAGACTGATGCGGCTCCCGCCACCGTGGACTGGCTGCGGGCCATTCCCCTCATCACGGTCCACTTGATCTGCCTCGGCGTGTTCATCGTCGGCTGGAGTTGGGTCGCGGTCGGCGTCTGCGCCGCCTTTTACTTCGTGCGCATGTTCGCCATCACCGGGTGGTATCACCGGTACTTCTCCCATCGGACATTTAAAACGTCCCGCGCCTGTCAATTTGCCTTTGCGTTGCTTGGATCGTCGTGCGCCCAGCGTGGCCCCCTCTGGTGGGCCGGCCATCATCGCCACCATCACATTTATTCGGACAAACCGGAAGATACGCACTCGGTGCGCCAGGGCGGATTCCTCTGGGCTCACATCGGCTGGATCAGCTCGAAGAAATTCTTTCCGCCGCGGTTGAAGAGCATCGGCGATTTTGCCAAGTTCCCCGAACTGCGCTTCCTGGATCGTTTCGATACCCTGGTGCCGACGATCTGTGGATTCGGCATGTTCGGACTGGGGAAATTGCTGGAAACCTATGCGCCGGGCCTCGGCACCAATGGTCCGCAAATGTTGATCTGGGGCTTCTTCGTGTCCACCGTCGCCCTGCTCCACGGCACCTGCACGATCAATTCACTCTCGCACGTGTACGGATCGCAGCGCTACAAGACGGGAGACGACAGCAAAAACAATTTCATTCTCGCCATGATCACCCTCGGTGAAGGATGGCACAACAATCACCACTACTATGCCGCTTCAACCCGTCAGGGGTTCTACTGGTGGGAGATCGACATCACCTACTACATGCTCCGTGCCATGCAGGCAGTGGGACTGGTGTGGGATATCCGCGAAGTGCCGGCGCACGTGCGAGAAGGCAAGAGCAAACTCGCCTAACCGAGCGCGGGGGCGGCCATCCACGGCCCGCCCCCCGTAACCTCGATCTATACCCATTCCGACTCATCCGCCGACCTGGACTTGCTGCCATACTGCGGCGCCAAACGAGCGCGGATTTCACGACTCACCGCATCGATCCCATCCACCTCTGCCTCCGTCGCGATCCATGCATCCTCCGGTATCAGTTCAATGCGATAGTGATTCTTTCGCATCGAAAACCATTCAATGTACGGATGGGGCGCCAGATGGGGATGCGGATCGAACGAAATGAGGCTGGCATCTCCGACCTGCGGAATTTCAACATCCCCCAACACCTGACCGGCGAGGTCCTCATCGGCGAACCGGCTATTTTTGAACCGGATCACCGTGCCGGAAATTTCTCCCCGGCAATTGCCCGCCAGATAAAAATCGATCGCGCCTAACACCGCGAACGTGATTCGCCCGATCACCGTGCCCTCCTGCCGGTTATCGAGAAATCCCTCTTGCACCCATCGGCTGTTTCCGAACTTTTGAGCCATATCACCTTCCCTCTGAATGCACAGCCACAGACTCCGGAGATGCCTGAGCAATCTCGCCGGGCACCCGCGATCCGAGCAGCACACCGCCCAGGATCATCGCGCTTCCGAACCATCCTTGCGCATCCAGATTCTCTCCCAGGAAATACCATGCAAGCCAGGCCGCGATGGCCGGCTCCACGGCAAACAGTAACGCGACTTGTTGTGCGGGCAGAAGCTGCTGCGCCCACATCTGAACGGCGAACGCACCGGTTGCCAGAATCCCCGTGACCCCAAGACCCAACAGCAACACACGGCTCGGCTCGAACATGGCCAACGCCGGTTGTTCCCACCACATCACGCCCAGCATGGCCACAGTCATCATCACCAATTGCCAGACGAACAACGACACGGCGTCAGTCGTTCTGGTGTACCGCTCCAGACACACCATGTGCGCGGCAAACGCCGCGGCGCTGCCGAGCGTTAGGAGATCACCGAGATTCGCGGAGGCCGTCGGCTTGACGAGCAACCACAGCCCGAACAACGCAATGCCATTCGATATCCAGGTATGCGCAGTCAAGCGACGCAGAAACAGGGGCACGAACACGACATACAGTACGGTGATAAAGGCCGAGTTAGAGGCGGTGGTCAGGTGCAGTCCCACCGTCTGCAGCACATACCCGAGGAATAGCCAGAGGCTCGCAATGAAACTCATCCGCATCATCGCGGCATCGCGCGTCAGTTTCCGGCGCATCAGGAACAGGACCGCGAAGACCATGAGCATGCCGAGAAGAAATCGCAGGAACAGAAAGGCCAGCGGCGTGATTTGTTCCAGAGCGGCCTTGGTGGCCGGAAATGTTGCGCCCCACACAAAGGTTGTGAGGAGGAGCGCAAGTTGAGGCATGATCAGATGAGCAGGCGCGCTGAGTGATGAACTGAATCCGGCGTGAACCTGAGCGAGCGTGATCGATCGGCTCAGCACGCTCTCGTGAACTCGATTAGGGCTTACAGAGCGCGCACTTGCGCTCATCGCTGGTGCCGGCTTGCTCCATTGCGGCGAGCGCGCGTTCTTTATTCGGGTAGTCGAACCAGCCGCCCTCCCAAAAATCACTACTGGAGATGCTGGAAGGAACTTCCGAACAACGGTCCCGATGAAGCGTGACTCGATCGATCGCGCGTGCAATGTGAATCCAGTAGACCATGATACCCCGTCGGACTCCGTCGTCAGGATCGTCGCAGCCCAACCCTACCACGCCCCTCCCGGAGAGAGCAATGCGCAGAACGCACCACGCCGCAACGACCCAAGACGGCAACACACGTTAGATTGTAGGATGAACCCAGGAGGTACGCGCTAGGGCAGGAGCTGCCACTCGTCCTTCTCGATCACAGTCTTGACGCCCGTTTCCAGCTTCTTCACGTCCTTCTCTTCGAAGAGACGCATGTAGCGTTCGATCCG
It contains:
- the hemG gene encoding protoporphyrinogen oxidase; its protein translation is MFHSLLAALPVARTAKSVIIIGGGISGLSTAFALLDQATAADVPLSCTILDAAPVWGGKIVTHRVGRLVMEAGPDSFLSQKPWGMDLCRRLGIADELINTNPVEKKSSVLRGGQLHELPEGLVTFTPTQLGPFFRSGLLSWIDLARMGCDLLIPPRRSTDDESLASFFRRRFGRHACERVMEPLMAGIYAGDAEQMSLRATFPRFYELEQTHGSVIRGMMAARRARAQKASEGRPRHTMFVTLKNGLADLVAGLTVRIRETGGVLKSGVQAEALRVRSHQAGRWMYDVICADGTALSAEALVLATPAFVSADLVRPLSPLAAGLMETIPYASTATISLIYPAAAVGTRLQGFGFVVPRVEGRDLIAATWTSIKWPHRAPPEDVSVRCYLGGVGREAILQQDDEALVRCVREELASIVGLQATPQYVEVNRWHRAMPQYTLGHLERLTQLEAALSRFGGLTVTGAGYRGVGLPDCIRDGAEAAAQTLRYLKTASMRESES
- a CDS encoding ferrochelatase, with protein sequence MSAAPRPIALLLMAMGGPDSLENVEPYLLDVRGGRPTSPELVEEIRTRYRVTGGKSPVLDITREAAAALERRLNASGERRFRCYVGLRHCHPFIRDTYAELLKADPDHIVGLCMAPQYSSLSIGAYVKKVEEARVELADETPISFVTSWHRHPLLIDAIVGHIRRTLERFPSEVRAQVPVLFTAHSLPERVVAMKDPYPDEVRGTVQAVCAQLGGQPTRFAYQSQGRSGEKWLGPSVEKTLDDLAQAGQHHVLVAPIGFLCDHVETLYDIDIELTQLARTKGIQLERIPMLNASAPLIDMLTSVVEAHESSLVH
- the hemE gene encoding uroporphyrinogen decarboxylase — protein: MNDRFLKACRREPVDCTPVWFMRQAGRYMIEYRRLREKYSILELCKTPELAAQVTLQPIDRFALDAAIIFADILLPLEPMGLSLEFAEGEGPIIHNPVRDRAAVERLKMLDDSDLQYVMDAISLTRKMLAGRVPLIGFAGAPFTLASYAIEGGSSRNYIHTKQMMYGEPEVWHRLMDKFARAITGYLRRQIRAGAQAVQLFDSWVGCLSAGDYAEYVMPHVQLIFDGLKHEGVPLIHFGTGTTAILKSMRQAGGDVIGIDWRIPIDEAWAMVGYDRAVQGNLDPVTLFGPMHEIERRVSDILRRAGGRPGHIFNLGHGILPNTPVEHVAATIDLVHKLSAR
- a CDS encoding acyl-CoA desaturase — protein: MTILHWFDSWAGIENMKTDAAPATVDWLRAIPLITVHLICLGVFIVGWSWVAVGVCAAFYFVRMFAITGWYHRYFSHRTFKTSRACQFAFALLGSSCAQRGPLWWAGHHRHHHIYSDKPEDTHSVRQGGFLWAHIGWISSKKFFPPRLKSIGDFAKFPELRFLDRFDTLVPTICGFGMFGLGKLLETYAPGLGTNGPQMLIWGFFVSTVALLHGTCTINSLSHVYGSQRYKTGDDSKNNFILAMITLGEGWHNNHHYYAASTRQGFYWWEIDITYYMLRAMQAVGLVWDIREVPAHVREGKSKLA
- a CDS encoding EamA family transporter encodes the protein MSASARSVSPNRVHESVLSRSITLAQVHAGFSSSLSAPAHLIMPQLALLLTTFVWGATFPATKAALEQITPLAFLFLRFLLGMLMVFAVLFLMRRKLTRDAAMMRMSFIASLWLFLGYVLQTVGLHLTTASNSAFITVLYVVFVPLFLRRLTAHTWISNGIALFGLWLLVKPTASANLGDLLTLGSAAAFAAHMVCLERYTRTTDAVSLFVWQLVMMTVAMLGVMWWEQPALAMFEPSRVLLLGLGVTGILATGAFAVQMWAQQLLPAQQVALLFAVEPAIAAWLAWYFLGENLDAQGWFGSAMILGGVLLGSRVPGEIAQASPESVAVHSEGR